TCACCGACGTTTACTTCTATACCTTTGTGTCTTGCCTCGTCAGCCATATTAAGGGCGACAACCACGGGCTTACCTTGAGCTAAAAGCTCCAAAGTCAACGGAAGCTGCCGTTCGAGATGGGTAGCGTCGACTACGTTGATTATCCGCTTCGCATCATCAATTAGGTCTATTGCAACCCTTGCGGCATCATCCAAAGGCTCAAGAGAGTATATACCGGGCGCGTCCACGATTTCGTAGTTATCGTTCGCGAACCGCATCCTGCCCTCCGTATATCCGACTGTGGTGCCTGGGTAGTTAGATGTCACCGTTCTTACACCGGTAAGCCTGGAGAAGAGAACACTCTTGCCGACGTTCGGCTGCCCTACAAGAAGTATGTCGGCATGTTTTTTCTTTATTTTGCGGTTTTCATTAACCATTTCCGTTAACCTGAACGAATATCTTCTGAGCCATGCCATGTCCAATAGCTATCTGTGCACGGTTGATTAGAAGTATTACAGGTCCGCCCCAGCCGAGTCTTCCCAGCTTCTTGACTTTCTGTCCCTCATTAAGTCCCAATGCTTCAAGTCTTTTTCTTAAACCGTGTCCGCCAAGTATTTCAATAATAACTGCTTCTTCTCCAGGCGTCAATTCTATAAGATTGAGTTTATTCATTATCAACAGCTTCGGTGAGTTCCGCCGCGAATTTTTTTGAGGAGTTTCTTTTTCTTTCGATGAATTCAAGCAGGCTCTGCAGTTTCTTCAATGCACTTGAATCGAGATGGTGTTCAATGCCGCAAGCGGTTGATTCGGATTCTCCCTCGGGAAGGCCCAGAGTGGAGCTGAAGAAGCGGAACAGGACCTTGTGCCGCGTATATACAACCTCCGCCCTTGTTCGCCCTTCTCTTGTAAGCTCAATGTGTCCGTAAGACTCGTGGTTTACCAAGCCCAGCCTTGAAAGCTCCTTAATGGCAGCATTCACGCTCGGGCTCTTTACCTTGAGTCTTTCCGCAAGATGCTTTGTCCTTACGATTTTCTTATCCTTCTCGCATAGAAGAATGGATTCAAGGTAGTCTTCAAGACCTTCAGTTAAGACTGCAATGTTAGCCTCCATTAAAAATGTTAGACCACACTAAGTTTAATCTGGAAATCGAATTTGTCAAGCGGGCAAAAATATCCGATCCTTTAAAGCTTCAGTATTGTCGAAACGGATAATTGATGACGACCGACTTTGGGATGCAGGGGTTGATTCTGTGAATGTGAATCCCAAGAAGTTGCACAAGCAACTTCTTGGGATTCTCTGATGGAGACGAGCGGACTCGAACCGCCGACCCCCTGCTTGCAAAGCAGGTGCTCTCCCAGCTGAGCTACGTCCCCGTTACGAATTTACGTAACTTAGAACATCGTCGAACGATTTGGCCTCGGATTGTGCCATTTTTGTGCCAATCTTGTTGACGGCATCGAGCAAGTGTGACTGCGAAAGGTGAGAATACCGCATGGTCATCTGAATCGTCTTGTG
The sequence above is a segment of the bacterium genome. Coding sequences within it:
- a CDS encoding ferrous iron transport protein A — protein: MNKLNLIELTPGEEAVIIEILGGHGLRKRLEALGLNEGQKVKKLGRLGWGGPVILLINRAQIAIGHGMAQKIFVQVNGNG
- a CDS encoding metal-dependent transcriptional regulator produces the protein MAVLTEGLEDYLESILLCEKDKKIVRTKHLAERLKVKSPSVNAAIKELSRLGLVNHESYGHIELTREGRTRAEVVYTRHKVLFRFFSSTLGLPEGESESTACGIEHHLDSSALKKLQSLLEFIERKRNSSKKFAAELTEAVDNE